The following are from one region of the Actinoplanes sp. L3-i22 genome:
- a CDS encoding phytanoyl-CoA dioxygenase family protein: protein MTQVEAPAWTPMSAEEREAFDRDGYIVVPSVLSESEIEAGRAAILGYYEKAQAEGKLSATGALHQLSPIAYVPELAFLLDHPKAFKYIWSLLGWNIHVYHSHIDVHPKLHEQQKEWWHWHQDGGRQNREIETDPRPMLSVKLAYWFSDVSETGRGNFTVLPGSHKTNWLPGPPSRGVPWPQPEGAVQITANAGDLVVFDRRIWHARSDNYSDITRVGAFFGYTPRWIAIRDEVADLPAQPEWDGKTEVQKQLLGGFGKGDGDHQWGHYPASTPLYGALKERGLLDSTIPALIP, encoded by the coding sequence ATGACCCAGGTGGAAGCGCCGGCGTGGACGCCGATGTCCGCGGAGGAGCGGGAGGCGTTCGACCGCGACGGTTACATCGTCGTGCCGTCGGTGCTCAGTGAGAGCGAGATCGAGGCCGGCCGGGCCGCGATTCTGGGGTATTACGAGAAGGCCCAGGCCGAGGGCAAGCTGAGCGCCACCGGCGCCCTGCACCAGCTCTCGCCGATCGCCTACGTGCCCGAGCTGGCTTTCCTGCTCGATCACCCCAAGGCTTTCAAGTACATCTGGTCGCTGCTCGGGTGGAACATCCACGTGTACCACTCGCACATCGACGTGCACCCCAAGCTGCACGAACAGCAGAAGGAATGGTGGCACTGGCACCAGGACGGCGGCCGGCAGAACCGGGAGATCGAGACCGATCCCCGCCCGATGCTGTCCGTGAAGCTGGCCTACTGGTTCTCCGACGTCAGCGAGACCGGCCGCGGCAACTTCACCGTCCTGCCCGGCAGCCACAAGACCAACTGGCTGCCCGGCCCGCCGAGCCGTGGCGTCCCGTGGCCGCAGCCCGAGGGTGCTGTCCAGATCACCGCCAACGCGGGTGACCTGGTCGTCTTCGACCGGCGCATCTGGCACGCCCGGTCGGACAACTACTCCGACATCACCCGGGTCGGCGCGTTCTTCGGCTACACCCCGCGCTGGATCGCGATCCGCGACGAGGTCGCCGACCTGCCGGCCCAGCCGGAGTGGGACGGCAAGACCGAGGTGCAGAAGCAGCTGCTCGGCGGCTTCGGCAAGGGTGACGGTGACCACCAGTGGGGTCACTACCCGGCGAGCACGCCGCTCTACGGCGCGCTCAAGGAGCGGGGCCTGCTCGACTCGACCATCCCGGCTCTGATTCCGTAA
- the nudC gene encoding NAD(+) diphosphatase — translation MGEQPGTPPLARTTLDRAAHHRKDEAWLAEAWTRGQVLVVDLAKGGRALVTERADGGAALVLVPAAEAPDAERWFLGVDTDGTPVWTMDTTPPPAEGTRAVTLREVGHLLDARDAGLFTAAAALANWHASHRFSPRSGRPTVAVEAGWARADTNGDLMWPRTDPAMIVVVHDGVAGPSGRCLLGHNSGWGRGADGLTRFSCLAGYVEPGESAEAAVAREVTEEVGIKINSLAYEGSQSWPYPGSLMLGFLATADPSQPLRLDPEEIDEAHWFTREQIAKMIAGGFVHPDSGVPMSLPMRSSIAFYLIEKWLAGSAQDHE, via the coding sequence CTGGGCGAGCAGCCCGGCACCCCACCGCTGGCGCGGACCACGCTGGACCGCGCCGCGCATCATCGCAAGGACGAGGCCTGGCTGGCCGAGGCCTGGACCCGCGGCCAGGTCCTGGTGGTGGACCTGGCCAAGGGGGGCCGGGCGCTGGTCACCGAGCGGGCCGACGGCGGGGCCGCGCTGGTCCTGGTGCCGGCCGCCGAGGCGCCGGACGCGGAGCGCTGGTTCCTCGGCGTCGACACCGACGGCACCCCGGTCTGGACCATGGACACCACCCCGCCGCCCGCCGAGGGGACGCGGGCGGTGACCCTGCGCGAGGTCGGGCACCTGCTCGACGCGCGCGACGCCGGCCTGTTCACGGCCGCCGCCGCGCTGGCCAACTGGCATGCCAGCCACCGGTTCTCGCCGCGCTCGGGCCGGCCCACGGTCGCGGTGGAGGCCGGCTGGGCCCGCGCCGACACCAACGGTGACCTGATGTGGCCGCGGACCGATCCGGCGATGATCGTGGTGGTGCACGACGGCGTGGCCGGTCCGTCCGGTCGCTGTCTGCTCGGTCACAACTCGGGCTGGGGCCGGGGCGCGGACGGGCTGACCCGGTTCTCCTGCCTGGCCGGTTACGTCGAGCCGGGGGAGTCGGCCGAGGCCGCCGTGGCTCGCGAGGTCACCGAAGAGGTCGGCATCAAGATCAATTCCTTGGCGTACGAGGGCAGCCAGTCCTGGCCGTACCCGGGTTCCCTGATGCTCGGCTTCCTGGCCACCGCGGACCCGTCGCAACCGCTGCGGCTGGACCCGGAGGAGATCGACGAAGCGCACTGGTTCACCCGGGAGCAGATCGCCAAGATGATCGCCGGCGGTTTCGTGCACCCGGATTCGGGTGTTCCGATGAGCTTGCCGATGCGGTCGTCGATCGCGTTCTATCTCATCGAGAAATGGCTCGCCGGCAGTGCCCAAGATCACGAATAA
- a CDS encoding pitrilysin family protein, producing the protein MTHTLPDLIPNTELVLPPQAERKLSNGLTVIAIRRAAVPLVEVRLRIPFGRAPLGAATLLSQALFTGTGSMSMLDIAAELQAVGGGLGAGLDPDRLQISGNALADGLGRTLEILAGVLTDAAYPGEEVVTERERLVDNIQVALSQPAHLARVALLKRMFVDHPYAVQTPAAEEVRAVEPETLRELHADRVRPAGSILVLVGDIDPEQAIDVAEKMLGGWSGAAVDGGIPPTPALRPGALLLVDRPGSVQSSLRIALPALTRTDPDYAALSLANLLFGGYFSSRWVENIREDKGYTYGSHSVIEHFAAGSALVAAADVATEVTGPSLLETTYELGRIASLPPGEEELEQARRYALGTLRLGMSTQAGLAGLATVYAGFGLRLDFLREHSAALAAATGEQVAAAAAKHLAPSRAVTVVLGDAEKIEAQLAALTVVERSAR; encoded by the coding sequence ATGACCCACACTCTGCCGGACCTGATCCCCAACACCGAGCTGGTCCTGCCGCCCCAGGCGGAGCGCAAGCTGTCCAACGGGCTGACCGTGATCGCCATCCGCCGCGCCGCGGTGCCGCTGGTCGAGGTGCGGCTGCGCATCCCGTTCGGCCGCGCCCCGCTGGGCGCGGCCACCCTGCTGTCCCAGGCGCTGTTCACCGGCACCGGCTCGATGTCGATGCTCGACATCGCCGCCGAACTGCAGGCGGTCGGCGGCGGCCTGGGCGCCGGTCTCGACCCGGACCGGCTCCAGATCAGCGGCAACGCCCTGGCCGACGGCCTCGGCCGGACGCTGGAGATCCTGGCCGGCGTGCTGACCGACGCCGCCTACCCGGGCGAGGAGGTGGTCACCGAGCGGGAGCGCCTGGTCGACAACATCCAGGTCGCCCTGAGTCAGCCGGCCCACCTGGCCCGGGTCGCGCTGCTGAAGCGGATGTTCGTCGATCATCCGTACGCGGTGCAGACCCCCGCCGCGGAGGAGGTCCGCGCGGTCGAGCCGGAGACCCTGCGCGAGCTGCACGCCGACCGGGTCCGCCCGGCCGGCTCGATCCTGGTCCTGGTCGGCGACATCGACCCGGAGCAGGCCATCGACGTGGCGGAGAAGATGCTCGGCGGTTGGTCCGGCGCCGCCGTCGACGGCGGCATCCCGCCCACCCCGGCGCTGCGGCCCGGCGCGCTGCTGCTGGTCGACCGGCCCGGCTCGGTGCAGTCCTCGCTGCGGATCGCGCTGCCGGCGCTGACCCGCACCGACCCCGACTACGCCGCGCTGTCCCTGGCCAACCTGCTCTTCGGCGGCTACTTCTCGTCCCGCTGGGTGGAGAACATCCGCGAGGACAAGGGCTACACGTACGGCTCGCACTCGGTGATCGAGCACTTCGCGGCCGGCTCCGCGCTGGTCGCCGCCGCCGACGTGGCGACCGAGGTGACCGGTCCGTCGCTGCTCGAGACGACGTACGAGCTGGGCCGGATCGCCAGCCTCCCGCCCGGCGAGGAGGAGCTGGAGCAGGCCCGGAGGTACGCGCTCGGCACCCTCCGCCTGGGCATGTCCACCCAGGCCGGGCTGGCCGGCCTGGCCACCGTCTACGCCGGCTTCGGCCTGCGCCTCGACTTCCTGCGCGAGCACTCGGCCGCACTCGCCGCGGCCACCGGCGAGCAGGTCGCCGCCGCCGCGGCGAAGCACCTGGCGCCGTCCCGCGCGGTGACCGTGGTCCTCGGCGACGCCGAGAAGATCGAGGCCCAGCTCGCCGCCCTGACCGTGGTGGAGCGCAGCGCACGGTGA
- a CDS encoding pitrilysin family protein, which produces MASRIQIPATKYPVERFTLANGLRVVLAPDRSAPVVGVAVVYDVGIRSEPEGRTGFAHLFEHLMFQGSANLEKLAHFRHVQGAGGSFNGSTHLDYTDYFEVLPSGALERALFLEADRMRGPRLTEENLRNQVDVVKEEIRVNVLNRPYGGFPWLKLPSVMFETFPNAHDGYGSFEDLESATVADAQSFFDKYYACGNAVLSVAGDFDVAEATAMIERHFGDVPARPAPLLPAFDEPDLTAERRESYTDRIAPLPAVAAAYRVPDPIAAFDAYLPFSVLAEVLTDGDASRLVERLIQRDRSVTNVGGYLGFMGDEYQVRNPTALLLQAHMPPGGDAGKVLRTVDEELDRLVADGLQPGELERTQARMGARLLQGTDEVLGRALPMAVLELQRGRPELLNELPKLISEVTAEQIVTAAATLRPERRAVVEVLPGAGA; this is translated from the coding sequence GTGGCGTCCAGAATCCAGATCCCCGCGACGAAATATCCGGTTGAACGATTCACCCTCGCCAACGGCCTGCGCGTGGTCCTCGCACCGGACCGCAGCGCTCCGGTCGTCGGCGTGGCCGTCGTCTACGACGTGGGCATCCGCAGTGAGCCCGAGGGGCGCACCGGCTTCGCCCACCTCTTCGAGCACCTGATGTTCCAGGGCTCGGCGAACCTGGAGAAGCTCGCGCACTTCCGGCACGTGCAGGGCGCCGGCGGCAGCTTCAACGGCTCCACCCACCTGGACTACACCGACTACTTCGAGGTGCTGCCGTCCGGCGCCCTGGAGCGGGCGCTGTTCCTCGAGGCCGACCGGATGCGCGGTCCCCGCCTGACCGAGGAGAACCTGCGCAACCAGGTCGACGTGGTCAAGGAGGAGATCCGGGTCAACGTCCTGAACCGGCCGTACGGCGGGTTCCCCTGGCTCAAGCTCCCGTCGGTGATGTTCGAGACGTTCCCCAACGCCCACGACGGCTACGGCTCGTTCGAGGACCTGGAGAGCGCCACCGTCGCCGACGCGCAGAGCTTCTTCGACAAGTACTACGCCTGCGGCAACGCGGTGCTCTCGGTCGCCGGCGACTTCGACGTGGCCGAGGCGACCGCGATGATCGAGCGGCACTTCGGCGACGTGCCGGCCCGGCCCGCCCCGCTGCTGCCCGCCTTCGACGAGCCCGACCTGACCGCCGAGCGCCGGGAGTCGTACACGGATCGCATCGCCCCGCTGCCGGCGGTCGCCGCGGCCTACCGGGTGCCCGACCCGATCGCCGCCTTCGACGCCTACCTGCCGTTCTCGGTCCTCGCCGAGGTGCTCACCGACGGCGACGCGTCCCGCCTGGTCGAGCGCCTGATCCAGCGCGACCGCTCGGTCACCAACGTCGGCGGCTACCTGGGCTTCATGGGTGACGAATACCAGGTGCGCAACCCGACCGCCCTGCTGCTGCAGGCGCACATGCCGCCCGGCGGCGACGCCGGCAAGGTGCTGCGCACCGTCGACGAGGAGCTGGACCGGCTGGTCGCCGACGGCCTCCAGCCCGGCGAGCTGGAGCGCACCCAGGCGCGGATGGGCGCCCGCCTGCTGCAGGGCACCGACGAGGTGCTCGGGCGGGCCCTGCCGATGGCCGTGCTGGAGCTGCAGCGCGGCCGCCCGGAGCTGCTCAACGAGCTGCCCAAACTGATCAGCGAGGTCACCGCCGAGCAGATCGTCACCGCCGCCGCGACCCTGCGGCCCGAGCGTCGCGCCGTCGTCGAAGTCCTCCCGGGAGCCGGAGCATGA
- a CDS encoding Rrf2 family transcriptional regulator has translation MYVSARTDYAVRAMLAVTAAHPRLVKAAGLAAAQDIPLSFLQGILLDLRRNGLLHSHRGVDGGYALARAAEEITVGDVVRAVGGALTTVRGLPTATATYHGAATALHDVWIAVEAAIEGVVDHRTLAELSSISIKNN, from the coding sequence GTGTACGTATCGGCACGCACGGACTATGCGGTCCGCGCCATGCTCGCCGTCACCGCGGCGCACCCACGTCTCGTCAAGGCCGCCGGGCTGGCGGCCGCGCAGGACATCCCGCTGAGCTTCCTGCAGGGCATCCTGCTCGATCTGCGCCGCAACGGGCTGCTGCACAGCCACCGCGGCGTGGACGGCGGGTACGCCCTGGCCCGGGCGGCCGAGGAGATCACCGTCGGCGACGTCGTACGCGCCGTCGGCGGAGCGCTCACCACCGTCCGCGGGTTGCCGACCGCCACCGCGACCTACCACGGAGCGGCGACCGCACTGCACGACGTGTGGATCGCCGTCGAAGCGGCCATCGAGGGCGTGGTCGACCACCGAACCCTGGCCGAACTCTCCTCCATATCGATAAAGAACAATTAG
- a CDS encoding ABC transporter substrate-binding protein, with amino-acid sequence MRPRTLRALALATAALAATTALAACGSDDDSNKKADTAAGAEAEAKTIKLGYFPNITHAPALVGVNKGLFKDALTGTELQTQTFNAGPAALEALLSGAIDATYIGPNPAINGWAKSNGQALKIIAGSTSGGAGLVVKSTINGPADLKGKKIATPQLGNTQDVALRAWLKENGLNADTNGGGDVSILPQDNATAVQAFAQGAIDGAWLPEPNLSKLVLESKGKLLVDEKTLWPNQDFVTTHLIVSQKFLKEYPGTVKKLLKGHLAAIKYINDNNADAQKAANAQIEALTGKALKDEILTAAFKNLKFTNDPIASSLYTSAKHAEEVGLLKTVDLKGIYDLGPLNELLKADGQPAVSDAAAS; translated from the coding sequence ATGCGCCCCCGCACCCTTCGTGCGCTCGCCCTTGCCACGGCCGCCCTCGCGGCCACGACTGCTCTGGCCGCTTGCGGATCCGACGACGACAGCAACAAGAAGGCCGACACCGCCGCCGGCGCCGAGGCCGAGGCGAAGACCATCAAGCTCGGTTACTTCCCGAACATCACCCACGCGCCGGCCCTGGTCGGGGTGAACAAGGGCCTCTTCAAGGACGCGCTGACCGGCACCGAGCTGCAGACGCAGACCTTCAACGCCGGCCCGGCCGCGCTGGAGGCACTGCTCTCCGGGGCGATCGACGCCACCTACATCGGCCCGAACCCGGCGATCAACGGCTGGGCCAAGTCCAACGGCCAGGCCCTGAAGATCATCGCGGGCAGCACCTCGGGCGGCGCCGGCCTGGTGGTCAAGTCGACCATCAACGGCCCGGCCGACCTCAAGGGCAAGAAGATCGCCACCCCGCAGCTGGGCAACACGCAGGACGTCGCGCTGCGCGCCTGGCTCAAGGAGAACGGCCTCAACGCCGACACCAACGGCGGCGGCGACGTCTCGATCCTGCCGCAGGACAACGCGACCGCGGTGCAGGCCTTCGCCCAGGGCGCGATCGACGGCGCCTGGCTGCCCGAGCCCAACCTGAGCAAGCTGGTGCTGGAGTCCAAGGGCAAGCTGCTGGTCGACGAGAAGACCCTGTGGCCGAACCAGGACTTCGTCACCACGCACCTGATCGTCAGCCAGAAGTTCCTCAAGGAATACCCCGGCACGGTCAAGAAGCTGCTCAAGGGTCACCTCGCGGCGATCAAGTACATCAACGACAACAACGCCGACGCGCAGAAGGCGGCCAACGCCCAGATCGAGGCGCTGACCGGCAAGGCCCTCAAGGACGAGATCCTGACGGCGGCGTTCAAGAACCTGAAGTTCACCAACGACCCGATCGCGTCCTCGCTCTACACCAGCGCGAAGCACGCGGAAGAGGTCGGCCTGCTCAAGACGGTCGACCTGAAGGGCATCTACGACCTCGGCCCGCTGAACGAGCTGCTCAAGGCTGACGGTCAGCCCGCGGTCAGCGACGCCGCGGCTTCCTGA
- a CDS encoding ABC transporter ATP-binding protein, which yields MSILETTGVRTESVVRIENVSKTYGSGSNALLALDRVSLDVQQGEFVCLLGASGCGKSTLLSLVAGLDTISSGSLDTGGRKVALMFQEAALFPWLSVAGNVELPLRIQGVGKAERRKRAQELLEIVRLSGFADKRPHELSGGMRQRVALARALAQNADVLLMDEPFGALDAMTRDILHDELERIWREQNLTVLFVTHNVREAVRLGDRVILLSSRPGRVIEDFAISHPRPRRIDSPEVSGQAAEITDRLRAEVARHAN from the coding sequence ATGAGCATCCTCGAAACCACCGGCGTTCGTACCGAATCGGTCGTGCGCATCGAGAACGTCTCCAAGACGTACGGATCGGGGAGCAATGCTCTGCTCGCCCTCGACCGCGTCTCGCTGGACGTCCAGCAGGGCGAGTTCGTCTGCCTGCTGGGCGCCTCCGGCTGCGGCAAGAGCACGCTGCTCTCGCTGGTCGCCGGGCTCGACACGATCAGCAGCGGCAGCCTGGACACCGGCGGGCGCAAGGTCGCGCTGATGTTCCAGGAGGCCGCCCTCTTCCCCTGGCTCTCGGTGGCCGGCAACGTCGAGCTGCCGCTGCGGATCCAGGGTGTCGGCAAGGCCGAGCGCCGCAAGCGCGCCCAGGAACTGCTGGAGATCGTCCGGCTGTCCGGCTTCGCCGACAAGCGGCCGCACGAGCTCTCCGGCGGCATGCGGCAGCGGGTCGCGCTGGCCCGGGCCCTGGCCCAGAACGCCGACGTGCTGCTGATGGACGAGCCGTTCGGCGCGCTCGACGCGATGACCCGGGACATCCTGCACGACGAGCTGGAGCGGATCTGGCGCGAGCAGAACCTGACCGTGCTCTTCGTGACCCACAACGTGCGCGAGGCGGTCCGCCTCGGCGACCGGGTCATCCTGCTGAGCAGCCGGCCGGGCCGGGTGATCGAGGACTTCGCGATCAGCCACCCGCGCCCGCGGCGCATCGACTCCCCCGAGGTCTCCGGCCAGGCCGCCGAGATCACCGACCGGCTCCGCGCGGAGGTCGCCCGTCATGCCAACTGA
- a CDS encoding ABC transporter permease, with amino-acid sequence MPTEQPTPMKYAGARAGLEGALGGEIAPGPEPQKIRTLSSDEVSGLDALELQPKRDKVNLGLRIWRSAWPKLLAILIVLAIWEIAYLSEWKPAYVFPSPLDVFPQLGDLLTTADFWDGVRLTMTRAVTGFAMAVALGTVIGAAVSRFAPLRAAIGSLITGLQTMPSIMWFPLAILLFQLGEQAILFVVVIGATPSVANGLISGIDYVPRSWLRVGQVMGMKGLDRYRHLILPASLPSFVSGLKQGWAFSWRSLMAGELLVIVPGTVSIGVRMQNARDLSDTSLVISYILVVLVIGILIDQLFNAADNALRKRWGLLS; translated from the coding sequence ATGCCAACTGAACAACCCACCCCGATGAAGTACGCGGGTGCCCGCGCCGGCCTGGAAGGCGCCCTGGGCGGCGAGATCGCCCCGGGCCCGGAGCCGCAGAAGATCCGGACGCTGAGCTCCGACGAGGTCAGCGGACTCGACGCGCTGGAACTCCAGCCGAAGCGCGACAAGGTCAACCTCGGCCTGCGGATCTGGCGGAGCGCCTGGCCGAAGCTGCTGGCCATCCTGATCGTGCTGGCGATCTGGGAGATCGCCTACCTGAGCGAGTGGAAGCCGGCGTACGTCTTCCCCTCGCCCCTCGACGTCTTCCCGCAGCTGGGCGACCTGCTCACCACGGCGGACTTCTGGGACGGCGTCCGGCTGACCATGACCCGCGCGGTCACCGGCTTCGCGATGGCGGTGGCGCTCGGCACGGTCATCGGCGCCGCGGTCTCCCGGTTCGCCCCGCTGCGCGCCGCGATCGGCTCGCTGATCACCGGGCTGCAGACGATGCCGTCGATCATGTGGTTCCCGCTCGCCATCCTGCTGTTCCAGCTCGGCGAGCAGGCGATCCTGTTCGTGGTGGTCATCGGCGCGACGCCGTCGGTGGCGAACGGCCTGATCAGCGGCATCGACTACGTGCCGCGGTCCTGGCTGCGGGTGGGCCAGGTGATGGGCATGAAGGGGCTGGACCGGTACCGGCACCTGATCCTGCCGGCGTCGCTGCCGTCCTTCGTGTCCGGGCTCAAGCAGGGCTGGGCGTTCTCCTGGCGCAGCCTGATGGCCGGTGAGCTGCTGGTCATCGTGCCCGGCACGGTGTCGATCGGGGTCCGGATGCAGAACGCCCGCGACCTGTCCGACACCTCGCTGGTGATCAGCTACATCCTGGTCGTGCTGGTCATCGGCATCCTGATCGACCAGCTCTTCAACGCCGCCGACAACGCCCTGCGCAAGCGCTGGGGTTTGTTGAGTTGA
- a CDS encoding 1-acyl-sn-glycerol-3-phosphate acyltransferase, whose amino-acid sequence MELVYPPVVALAKTMFRVLDMKIEIEGGENIPTTGGAVLASNHSSYLDFIFCGLGAQPTKRLVRFMAKKQVFDHKISGPLMRGMRHIPVDRKAGTGAFREAITALKNGEVVGVFPEATISESFTVKGLKTGAARLAQESGVPLIPMAVWGPHRLWTKGRKKELTKRHVPVLIKIGEAIHLPEGATPEAITATLKQRLSTLLDAVQRAYPEKPSGDDDRWWLPAHLGGTAPLPQAASV is encoded by the coding sequence ATGGAACTGGTGTATCCCCCGGTCGTCGCCTTGGCCAAGACGATGTTCCGCGTGCTCGACATGAAGATCGAGATTGAGGGTGGCGAGAACATCCCGACCACCGGCGGGGCGGTTCTGGCCAGCAACCACTCGAGTTACCTGGACTTCATCTTCTGCGGTCTCGGCGCGCAGCCGACCAAGCGGCTGGTTCGCTTCATGGCGAAGAAGCAGGTCTTCGACCACAAGATCAGCGGCCCGCTGATGCGCGGCATGCGGCACATCCCGGTCGACCGCAAGGCCGGCACCGGGGCGTTCCGCGAGGCCATCACGGCGTTGAAGAACGGTGAGGTGGTCGGCGTCTTCCCGGAGGCGACGATCAGCGAGTCGTTCACCGTCAAGGGGCTCAAGACCGGCGCCGCGCGGCTGGCGCAGGAGTCCGGCGTCCCGCTGATCCCGATGGCGGTCTGGGGCCCGCACCGCCTGTGGACGAAGGGGCGGAAGAAGGAGCTCACCAAGCGCCACGTCCCGGTCCTCATCAAGATCGGCGAGGCGATCCACCTGCCCGAGGGCGCCACCCCGGAGGCGATCACCGCGACGCTGAAGCAGCGACTGTCCACGCTGCTCGACGCGGTCCAGCGGGCCTACCCGGAGAAGCCGTCCGGCGACGACGACCGCTGGTGGCTCCCGGCGCATCTCGGCGGCACCGCGCCGCTGCCGCAGGCCGCCTCGGTCTGA
- a CDS encoding O-methyltransferase yields the protein MDDIVEKLLADLHREGTAFDAAQTERALTRRNLEPDGAGLLWSLAGIVGARRVVEIGTSNGYSAIWLADALRGTGGRLVSVDVVADPGAAENLVRAGLRDLVELRHSDGGAYLTALADASVDLLFLDAERVEYPRWWPHPVRVLRPGGLLVIDNVLSHPGEVAEFLELLAGETSVTGRTVPVGKGLHLAWRSH from the coding sequence ATGGACGACATCGTGGAGAAGCTGCTGGCGGACCTGCACCGCGAGGGAACCGCGTTCGACGCCGCGCAGACCGAGCGGGCGCTGACCCGGCGGAACCTGGAGCCGGACGGCGCCGGGCTGCTCTGGTCGCTGGCCGGCATCGTGGGCGCCCGGCGGGTCGTGGAGATCGGCACCTCGAACGGGTACTCGGCGATCTGGCTGGCCGACGCGCTGCGGGGCACCGGCGGGCGTCTGGTCAGCGTCGATGTCGTCGCGGATCCGGGGGCCGCGGAGAACCTGGTCCGGGCCGGGCTGCGGGATCTGGTCGAGCTGCGGCACTCCGACGGCGGGGCGTACCTGACCGCGCTCGCCGACGCGAGCGTGGACCTGCTGTTCCTGGACGCCGAGCGGGTCGAGTATCCACGCTGGTGGCCGCATCCGGTGCGGGTGCTGCGGCCGGGCGGGCTGCTGGTGATCGACAACGTGCTGTCGCATCCGGGCGAGGTCGCCGAGTTCCTGGAGCTGCTGGCCGGCGAGACCAGCGTGACCGGGCGGACCGTGCCCGTCGGCAAGGGCCTGCACCTGGCCTGGCGCTCACACTGA
- a CDS encoding cold-shock protein yields MVTGVVKWFNADKGFGFITPDDGGADVFAHFSAIQMSGYRSLEENQRVEFEVTQGQKGPQAANIRSV; encoded by the coding sequence ATGGTTACCGGCGTTGTGAAGTGGTTCAACGCGGACAAGGGCTTCGGGTTCATCACCCCGGACGACGGCGGCGCCGACGTCTTCGCCCACTTCTCCGCGATCCAGATGTCGGGCTACCGCAGCCTGGAGGAGAACCAGCGGGTTGAGTTCGAGGTCACGCAGGGCCAGAAGGGCCCGCAGGCCGCGAACATCCGTTCCGTCTGA
- a CDS encoding pilus assembly protein CpaE — MHMARQLKAAGLSWKPRPGDRFAIPDRDLDDEMFVLSNMTIQVHDRPEGRIIGFNGTTEWALDDVELDETVWLPREDQLRDLLGGTFHALDRHRGGYRVRIELLGEMLAFPGVSPAEAYAAALLHLLEAAGL; from the coding sequence ATGCACATGGCGCGGCAGCTCAAGGCCGCCGGACTGAGCTGGAAACCGCGTCCCGGAGACCGCTTCGCGATCCCCGATCGGGACCTCGACGACGAGATGTTCGTGCTCAGCAACATGACGATCCAGGTCCACGATCGGCCGGAGGGGCGGATCATCGGTTTCAACGGCACGACCGAGTGGGCGCTCGACGACGTGGAGCTCGACGAGACCGTCTGGCTGCCCCGCGAGGACCAGTTGCGGGACCTGCTCGGCGGGACGTTCCACGCCCTGGACCGGCACCGCGGGGGCTACCGGGTGCGCATCGAACTGCTCGGCGAGATGCTCGCCTTCCCGGGCGTGTCCCCCGCCGAGGCGTACGCGGCGGCGCTGCTCCACCTCCTGGAGGCGGCCGGTCTCTAG